One region of Daphnia pulicaria isolate SC F1-1A chromosome 7, SC_F0-13Bv2, whole genome shotgun sequence genomic DNA includes:
- the LOC124349480 gene encoding uncharacterized protein LOC124349480 has translation MAKLPNEEEKTWLKLPGMKSGPLIYDRQTGHVYTFPDFKCADSQLFATKIHSSRCGYFNKRVEPASHCTAIWKKGDGHHKGHGPPGRIEMELMAFWWQVVLYMLAKHRNKSGQDVVDIVYQEWPFTMKKIFVPIELATIMRSTLARYKKLADAGPQSSEGMKRAIFLKSHYQMALDTFISELKKTKDWWGPFEEGGTPRLCCNIQVAFTREPEAEDPLERNSSPMSDGTLDREMTSDKDLTAEVDQFEKSVDPESLTGVKLMLESVRLEAERRGKEADQLRRALAYLNYSIVTDGSELTQERIDEIIKIGEMAEREGIEPGYLISSSTESTDESPEKVPVASAFRMNLLADSTNDTLQFPLYTSRPVIIAGRPSNNNGTPVVVTATGELIQSRIDRGETIQTVKQVRFAEELAKTSEKIGSQNEMDVYAVPLTKSTTESSSTFERFVFGQADGQVERRTVLVLGADGSGQTRFINGIINFVFDVEPSDKFRFQLIDEQADANRTDCIHIYDIHHARGFRVPYSLTIIDTPSYGTRNAENLELFRDEKTVKLFLEFFRDEAAIKELDMICYVIMEAGVFNSALSIFSNDVKENINCWQPSDYLGDTSKWQQIPRRFVSVLSKMTPKSMALTQQVLEVMERLKESMGSLQPIFRIRSAKIKEMENAKLTVATCESQIKANEEKLADGQKTDDIEIKWTCLLSGAQDLLACLQLDLDMNKNEMLEHFVTALRCVQQLKKNSRRNPFITQKLCDFLYEIEQQLKLCPTDDQS, from the exons ATGGCCAAACTACCGAACGAAGAG GAGAAGACTTGGCTGAAACTTCCTGGTATGAAATCGGGGCCGTTGATTTACGACAGGCAAACCGGTCACGTTTACACGTTCCCCGATTTCAAGTGCGCCGATTCGCAGCTGTTCGCCACCAAGATCCACTCGTCCCGGTGCGGATACTTCAACAAGAGGGTGGAGCCTGCCAGCCACTGCACGGCGATCTGGAAAAAAGGCGATGGCCATCACAAAGGACACGGCCCACCGGGTCGAATCGAGATGGAACTGATGGCCTTTTGGTGGCAGGTCGTCCTCTACATGCTGGCCAAGCACAGGAACAAATCCGGCCAAGATGTCGTGGACATCGTCTACCAGGAATGGCCGTTCACCATGAAGAAAATCTTCGTGCCGATAGAACTGGCCACTATCATGCGCTCAACGTTGGCACGGTACAAGAAACTAGCCGACGCCGGGCCGCAAAGCTCGGAAGGAATGAAGCGGGCCATTTTCCTGAAATCCCATTACCAAATGGCGCTGGACACTTTCATATCCGAGCTGAAGAAAACCAAAGACTGGTGGGGACCATTTGAAGAAG gcGGAACACCCCGTCTGTGCTGTAACATCCAAGTAGCGTTCACGAGAGAACCGGAAGCTGAAGATCCGTTGGAGAGAAATTCGAGTCCCATGTCGGACGGAACTTTGGACAGGGAAATGACGTCGGATAAGGACTTGACGGCCGAAGTGGACCAGTTCGAGAAGTCGGTGGATCCCGAAAGTTTGACGGGAGTCAAGCTCATGCTGGAATCAGTCCGGCTGGAGGCGGAAAGAAGAGGGAAAGAGGCAGACCAGTTGAGGAGAGCCCTGGCTTATTTGAATTACAGCA TCGTCACTGACGGATCGGAATTGACTCAGGAGAGGATCGATGAAATCATCAAAATTGGAGAGATGGCCGAGAGGGAAGGAATAGAACCCGGATACTTGATCAGCA GTAGTACCGAATCGACCGATGAATCACCGGAGAAAGTTCCAGTTGCCTCCGCATTCCGGATGAATTTACTGGCCGATTCAACCAACGACACGCTACAGTTTCCGCTGTACACATCACGTCCAGTTATTATTGCCG GGCGTCCGTCCAACAATAATGGAACACCCGTTGTAGTAACCGCAACCGGGGAACTAATTCAATCGAGAATCGACCGAGGAGAAACCATTCAAACTGTCAAACAAGTTCGTTTCGCCGAGGAGCTGGCCAAGACATCCGAGAAAATCGGCAGTCAGAACGAGATGGATGTGTACGCCGTCCCGCTCACGAAATCCACCACTGAGTCGAGCTCAACTTTCGAGCGATTCGTTTTCGGTCAAGCCGACGGCCAGGTGGAGCGACGGACGGTCCTGGTGTTGGGCGCCGACGGTTCCGGCCAGACGAGATTCATCAACGGAATCATCAACTTTGTCTTCGACGTCGAGCCCAGCGACAAGTTCCGCTTTCAGTTGATCGACGAGCAAGCGGATGCCAACCGGACGGACTGCATCCACATCTACGACATCCATCACGCCAGAGGCTTCCGTGTCCCGTATTCGTTAACGATCATCGACACGCCCAGCTACGGCACCAGAAACGCCGAGAACTTGGAGCTCTTCCGGGACGAGAAAACGGTGAAATTGTTCCTGGAATTCTTCCGAGACGAGGCCGCAATCAAGGAGCTGGACATGATTTGCTACGTGATTATGGAGGCGGGCGTCTTCAACTCGGCCCTGTCCATCTTCAGCAACGACGTCAAGGAAAATATCAACTGCTGGCAGCCCAGCGACTACCTGGGCGACACCAGCAAGTGGCAACAAATTCCCCGGCGCTTCGTTTCCGTCCTGTCCAAGATGACGCCAAAGTCGATGGCCCTGACCCAGCAAGTCCTGGAGGTGATGGAGCGGCTGAAGGAGTCGATGGGCAGTCTTCAGCCAATTTTCCGGATACGATCCGCCAAGATCAAAGAGATGGAAAATGCCAAGCTGACGGTGGCCACTTGCGAATCTCAAATCAAAGCCAACGAGGAGAAATTGGCCGACGGCCAGAAAACGGACGACATTGAAATCAAATGGACGTGCCTCTTATCTGGGGCGCAGGATCTCCTCGCTTGCCTGCAGCTGGATCTCGAcatgaacaaaaatgaaatgctgGAGCACTTCGTGACCGCCCTTCGCTGCGTCCAGCAGCTCAAGAAGAATTCCCGCCGCAACCCGTTTATAACCCAAAAGCTGTGCGATTTTCTCTACGAGATCGAGCAGCAGTTGAAACTGTGCCCGACTGACGACCAAAGTTAA